TGGCTTCATGTGGCGAGGTAAGCTGTTAGTAAAGTGGCAGAGCCGAGATATATGATTAGGCTTCCTGGTCGATTTGGGTTGGGCAAGGTTTCTCTGATCAAAACTCGTTCTCATTTAACAAGAAGAACTTTACTTGCATTTAtgggaaaaataattatatatttcaaatgtttattaaaattggaatgGGTTTATTTATCTGGACTTGCATATAGTTTGGAGCCAAATAGTTTATAGAAATGAACAGACTGGGCTAATACtggtaatattattttttttttttgggatcaAAAAGAAAAGGTTCCTCCTAGGAatcataacttttctattttaaaatcagaaaaaattgTCTAATGATTAACTCAGGCCAACAGCAAAcaattttgataatttattaaacagcATTTCCAGTGTTTTGGGGCTATATTCTTTAggtgttttttgtatttgcccgactttttgtaataatatagTTTCTAGCACATTCTAATAGCTGCTGTGGTGTTACTGTAggtaaagtaaattaaaattgcctgAGATTTCTTAGTTTCCGGCTGCCTTTCTGGCCTTCTCGGCCTCTTTCTCggccttctccttctccttttgCTTCTCCTTCTCGGCCTTTTCGCGTTCTTTGCGCGCCTTTTCGCGGGCTTTCTCGCGCTCGGCCTCCTCCTTTTCGAGCTGCGCCTCCGTCTCCTTGCGCTTGCGGTCGCGCTCCTTGTTCCTTTCGGCCCTGACCTTGGCCTTCTCCTTGCGGATCTTGTCGCGCTCCTTCTCCTGCTCATCGAGCCGCTTCAGCTCGTCCTTCTCCCACAACTCGAAGGCCTCGCGCTCGGCGGCCAGCCGCTGCAGCTCGTCCAGCTCGGCATCGGTGATGCCGCCGTCCATGTCGCGCTGCATCAGGTCCACCTCCCGCTCCATGGCCACCTTGGCCCGCCGACGCCGTACGCCCAGCTCCCTGGCCTCCACTGCGTCCTGGTGGCGCTCCTCGCGCGCCTCCTTCTCCTCCCGCCGACGCTCCTCCTCGATCTCAAAGTCCTCCATCTCGTCCTCGGTGTAGGGATACTCGGGTATGGTCCAATTTAGACACAGGATACCTGAGGTTAGCGTGGTTAGTCTAGGAATGTGCAGGAAATAGTGATCGAGGAACGAATTGATATGTCAAATACATTTTGACtttcaaaatgcatttttggATACTACTATACGATTTATACATTTCCACATTCAATTAGGAAACtaccaaaaaatgttaattctaagatttagtattttgtttttctgagTGAAGATGTGTTAAGATTAAGAAACAATCAATATAGCACATTATAAACTGTTTGATTACCACTTAAATTATAAGacttcttaaaaataaggtgAGACTTCTGCTCTTATAATAAGTTTATtgttaagttaaagtttatGATCTTCCATTAGAAATATCCGTTAAACCGACTGTAATTAGTAAATCAGGATCTAAAATTTAAGAGTTTTATGCTATTttcaaaatacttttaaagtaTTTCTAAGAAAATTGAATGGAAACCGATATTTTTGCCAATCGTGATAATGGAAAACAAATAGTAACAGTTGAAAACTAATAGTAtcgatttaaaatcaaattacttCGATACAATTTTATGCGTACTCCATACTCCGATATTCCTACCTGATGACAAGGCATAGCCCAAAGTTCCCCCTGCCGCCAGGGCACCGGAGATTAGAATGAGATTATAGCGACCGTTCTTGGCCGACCAGGCCTTAATGAAGTCACCCTCCGGCTTGGGGCAGTCGCTAAACACCGCGTGCTGCCCTCCGCTGGCAAAAGTGCCCGGCTTTCGCTTCTTCTCGCCACCAGGACATTGCGGCGGCTTGGAGGACTTGGGCGGTGGTTGTGTGGCCTTCACGAACTTGGGTGGCGGTGGGGTAGTTGGCGTCTTGGCCGCCATTCGCTGTAGCCCAGTGTTGTGGACCAACATCTGGCCAATGCGTACTGGAGGGGAGGATCAGGGGGgtattaaaaaccattttgtaCGAAAATCATGCGACTTTTACTTACATCCCCTCTGGAGGCGCTCTTTGGCCGTCATTATAAATCGCGACATGGTTCTTACTCGTCACTACCCGCGAATTCTCTTCTCGACCTTCGTGGTCTTTGGAAACAGTGATTTTCAAGTAACCAATTGTTTGTctactaaaatataaaatttgttccAGTGACGaacttaaaaatcaaatcgaTCACAAAATCAAATGTTGCTGAGTTCAGTCAGGGTCTCTTCGTTCGTTCGGTTGGCCGCCCTGAGCAGAAGGTTTTTTAGGtaaccttttaaaaattatgctGTCCAAGATTACTTGCAGTAAATTGTTGTCCTAAGAGTAAGTGTACACAAGTGGCACATATAAGAATTTACACTCAAACTTTTTACCAACAAATTAACCacagttaataaaaaaattagtaaGGTTATCTAATGGATAGATGAAAGACTACTTGATCTAGCtatcacacacacaaacaaaaatccaTTTTAACCAGTTAGATTATTCTTATAgctaaatcaaaacattttccaaGTACCGCAAGTTCTCAAAATCACTTTGCCCGAATTCTCCCAATAACATAACAATAACCCCAGAAGACCCCGGACCCACACCCCATTACCATGTTTCTGAAAGAGAATTTCACGGAAATTTATGATGCCCGGCAGAGAACACACCTCGGAGAAGGTGTCACGTGCGCTGTCAAAAATTGGTTGGTCGAGACGAATGCATAATAAAGAGTGGACAGCCGGGCAGACACGAAAAGTGGCCAGCAGATAAAGAAGCTAAGGCTAATCGCAGAATGCGGTCAACAAACTGGTTCCGATCTGGCTCAACAAGTGGGTGGACACAGTCGCCGAGTGGGTGCGATGCAATTGGAACCATGAAAATATACACTTTATTCGGCGAGCAATCGTGGAGAAAAGCAGATCAACGTCGGGGTATCAACGTGCCGCGTTTGTAGAGTCGGCGCCTCTTCTTGCGGTCCTGGCGAATGGCGATTATCGAGATGAATATGAATCCCAGATAGACGACGGCGGTGATGAAGCATCGGATGGACACTGTGTGGTAGGCCTCCTCGGCCCTCGTCTTGAAGTCCCCCAGGTCCTTAAAATGAGCCGGCAATGGGAGGTCCTTTAGCAGCACCAGCGACCGGACGAAGAAGAAAATGCCCAGCAGATTCAGCATGATGAAGGCCCAGGAGCTCATGAAGAGGCAAAAAAACGAGCACTTTCGGCCACAAACCATTCTCGTCTCGATTCGATCCGAACTATGTTCGACAGTGTAGGCAAGTGCTGCTCTGACCGCAACAGGTGCCAAGTTTAAGCCGACTTCGAAAGCGAAACCGAAATCGGAATGTGTCGGACCCGCTATATATCTACATACGGCTACGTACAAGTACAACCTTGTTCAATTTCAGCGGCATTAGATCTGAGTGGTCGGATTTATAGAGTTCAGGTGCCGGTGCCTCTCGCTTTCGGTGGCTTTGCGGTTGAGTTTATTCAACTCGAATTGGTTCAGTTTCGATCTGAACCATTGATGGACAGCTGAGAGAGCAATTTTTCGATACCATATACACCAAGTCGTAAAGCAAGAAAAACAGTAATATTAAATCTAAACCAAACTTTAGTCTTTTTATGTTTGGCTATAGGCATTTATcagtactaaaaaaaatagtacaaaaaaatatgtctagattaaaaatattacaagtCTCAGCTGTTAATAATACATATTCCAACATACTTTTAAgtgatattaataaaaaaaaaagaaacaagggcatttattttttgcaatttgaaTGCTATTATTATATAATCACATTCTATTTATATCACTTGTGCACTTTGTTGGTCTGAATGTAGGCCAACGCAAGTAAGAAGCTGATTCATAAAAGGGCAGacttctatttaaatttttctcgTGAATCATGCTtaatatattgtatttaaatagcTAACCAAATAATTTACCAATAATTATCACAACTTACCGTGAATGCTTTACGTTCTCCAAAAATCCGCAAAGGGGAACAAAAATCTTGCCGCGTTTGCGAAGAAGCAGAAGAATCCACATTAAAGTTTTTACCAGTTTCTTGAAAATCCGTTACAAAACATCAAGTTGTTGTGAAAATTCGTAAGTCGTTTTCGCGGTTGCTAAACTTTTTTTACACTCCGTTGTTTTTTTAacgtttcttttgtttgtttatgtcAATTATCGTTAACGTTTATGGGTTACTAAACAGGACAAATaggacaaaaaataaataattaggaaaattagaaaaaaaatcttaattattataaacttgtatattattttcacCACATGTTGCAACTTGAGACAAAATGCCTCAACTCTAATTGagtaaatatgtttttggtAACTTAAGCTGCGGATTTCGTAGAGCCCCCAAAAATGGGGGTCAAGTCCATTAGGCTACAACCCGATCCCAAAGCGAAAGACCTTGACATTAGGGCGTTTGCTCACTGAGCTTGGTAATAACTTAAGTGTCTCGAATTCCCTTTTGCACAAATCAATCAAgctctctttttcttttttcctcatagaaaaaaaaaagataaggaatatttaatgttaCTTCCACAAAAATGTACTTTCATAATTAAAGatcattatatttaattaaccaATTATTTTATCTCTTTAACTAAGAATGACTTCGACTTTTCTTGTctatagtaaaaataatctaattgtttaattatttaggaaacttttataaattacaaaatatttcttaagaCTTGCTTTTTTCTCAGTGTGAAGTTTCAGTAAcggtttaattgttgttatttgaCATATTTGCTTAGCACATTCTTCATTGCAATTGCACACACacttgtttcttttttctgtttatgtttttgttgtaaGCTCAGTTATCGTAATAATcagtaaaaatatttcgatggaaaaaaaaacagtcaaTTCATCAGTCAAAGAAATGCTTagttttctgtttgtgtttTCGCCTGAACTTGTTAGCGCAAATgttaagtaaataatataaaatgaatttgttatttctgaattttttacaTTGTTGCTAATATTCacttcttatttttattttgatttatttttgattcgCCTTCAACTTTTCgggttttttttggttgcttCGCACTTTCAagcactttttaaaaattcaaacataACACTTTTCTGTGAGTGCGGTTTTCCAAAAACCGGTATGTCAATCCAAAAATCACTGAAATTatgaaaaactattaaatagtatttttcGAATTCTTCGTGCACCTTTACTTCGAATTTTCGACTCCGGTCCGACCGCCGCGCTGCGAAAACAAAGATTGAGCGCGAGTTTCGTTGCGATGTGGTTTAAATAGTTGGGGTCTCCCGTTCTCTCCCCAACGCACAGTGGGACGGCTCCTATACGGTAGGCCCCAACCTTTACAGAGAGTTACAGTGGGTCGAATTACTATATAGAAGCATAATATTggaaaaaagaacaaatatattttaaaacgaatttaaaaaaggaagtaCATTTAAcgtatatattattttagctCAACACAAATAATGAAAATCACATGACTGTTATGATTATTGGCTTACtcgaaattattaaaagaggATATCGACACAAAGAAAAGTCTACATGGCTTGTGAAAAATGCTGTTTTTGTCTTCTTCTTAACCTTTCCGAAGTGCCAGCAGCCGCAGAATCATTAGCGTGAGCACCCCTGTTCTAAACTTCACCGCCTTACTGAagcttaaaattgatttaatacaaaagaggaataaatgtatgtttttatccaaattaaaatttaaagcaattttaaaagtatattaaaGTTATAAGTATTATAATACTATTGAATTTCTGCGTCTGTCTGTTCCACTGTGCAACGCTCTCTGTCCATTGCTCTCTTTCACTCAAAGGCTCTCCCAAGAATAATGACTCTCTGAGAGCAACAAGTGGGAGCAGTACTCATTACTTCGCTGGCAAAGTTGTGGGTGTTCAAAAGCCTGGAGAGAGAAAGATTGGGAGAGAGCTTAATGGTCCATTGAGTGAAAGAGAACTAATAGAAAGTAATGGGTTCACAAAACAATCATTATTTTTCtggtttaataaaaaaattagaatacAACTTACAAACATTATGAAAAAAAGTTGGCCTGAtgtctttgaaaatttaagtaattaatttctatattttggtttgatttaacaatttttgtaattttataacAGCCTTATACATGCTTCAAGATGAACAAGaatattgaaaatttgtattccTTAGTTAAATCATATACTTAAGTTTTACATTATACATCAGATGTTTGTGAATTATTAtctaatttttgttataacttATAATGTGCTTGGTAATTAACAACGAGTTCGCCATTCAGTGAATTTTCCAAAGgatgctttttaattttaatagaattataTGCTAGCTTTATTAAATGCATGATGAGTGCACTCAATAATCAGTCGTTGACTAAGTGCTTTAATCAACTCAGTCGCTCAATTTGTATGCAATGTCGTAGGTAAAAGGGCAAGTGAAGGACATCCACTGCCCACAGTAGAAAAACCACCCACCTGTTGGGTGGACTTCTGAATGCAGTTCTTTTGGCATTCACATTTCGTGTAAAGGGCAAAGAGCACCTGGAAATGTGTTTTACTCTTATCTCCCAATGCCAGCTACATAAAGTTTACATCATATTCATGTGGTAATgcactgaaaataaaagttataagtttaataagatttaaattaaaactttttatttatttagaaaatttataaattgaatatgttggtagaaaaaagaaaatattccCAATCAATAATCAGgtttctaaacaaaaaaatgatttcgGAATCAATAACTCAAATGTATTGTTGAAACCTAGaataaaaactcaaaagtTAGAAACTTTTTCATGTAAATTATGGACTAATGAGGAACTATTCTACGGATAAGTATTaaagaatttgaaaatttaatgtgCGTTTCAAGTGAAAAACCTTAAaagtaaaaccaaattttttttatatttaatatagacctatttcttgtttataactcattatttattttaccagTGTTTTTTCTGTAACCTATTCCTTTGTAGACGCTCCCACGCTATTCAAAGTAGAAATATTCCTTATTAATAACTTTATCATTATTATATGCAGtatttgtattcattttaCCAGTGATTTTTTCTGTTTAGTCTATTCATATTGTGCTCTTTTTGCAAACACTTTCCTTAGTTAACACTCCCACTCGTCGGCCAATTAAGGCCAAACTTTTATGGCAAATTAATCGGGTTATTTAAGCCTTATTAAAAGCAGATCTTTGTTCGATTCTGTTCCATTCTGCTTGCTACCGAATTGGCCAAATCCGCTTAATAGATGGCCAAATAGGGCCGGCGATTGATGTGGGATCGAAGCGCACTATCGATTACCCAAAAGGCTAACAAAAGTTTTCGCATCGCGGATTTCCGCTCCCAAGCTACTACAATTTCCATACTTATCCCTATTCGATCATCAAGTGGCGTCTCAGATCAGAAGAAGGTCATTCGATCCCGCCGCCAGGATGGGAAAAGGGGGGTAGCCCTGAGTTTACCGATTAGCATGTTAGCGGCGGCTGCTTAAGGTCTATAATTAAGCGACATAAACTTGGGTATTAGGCGctaaatacacaaaaaacaaaaaaagtaaaccTCTCGAGTGGGAGAATAACAAAGGATGGGGCGGGAGGGGGGAGGGAGGTGCGCCTCTTCTCGATTTGCATAACTGTTCGTTTGGGCCCAGAAGTCGGGGGATGTGCCATGGGTCTGGGTTTGGGCCTGGTTATGGATATTGGagttggtgttggtgttggttCTGCTATCGGTATTCGGCTGCATTCGAGAAACAGACGGACGGCAAATGAAAACGGAGgcaaacacacgcacacacctGAATTTACCTGGGCACTGCACCTGTCCACATAAGCGACTTCTACGTTGGGCTTTCATTTGCTGCTAAGAAAGAGTAAACAGCGCGCGTCGCTTCTTCTTACCCGAATGTAccctaaatattaaaaaaaaagaggtaCTTAAGTTTTCAAAAACAGCTCAGAGTTATTGTCTAACCAAACCTTAATACGACAAAagaaaatgataaaatatattactaAGTGTTTGGTAAATGTGTAGTCAGTGAATCAGTGTATATATCTCAAgcaattgagctgaaaattgtaatatataatatgtacCAATTATTTGTATTCTTGCCAATTTTGAATGAAGTAAAATGATATTTATagtaaaatatacaaaaaatactggTTAGCTTTGTCTTGTGTGCCCTAAGGGCATTAGAAATTCGACACTGTTCGCGAGAGTTTTACTTTCTTCATTCGTTTTTCTTTCCGTAAAACACAAAAGAATTTCCATCAATAATGTCAATAGTGctgtaacaacaacaacaacattaacACAGCACtagcaacagcaataacaacaaaagcaatGGCAACAACACCACGACACTCCTTTTGGCTTTTGCCTTTGGGTTCTACTTCTTCTGCGGCCAAGACGAATTATGGCCATTAAAGCTGCTTGGGGTTTTAAGTTATTAGGCAACTTGAATTTCAAACTGCACTTGACAAAcgcacaaaaaacaaatctcCAGTGTGCAGTCAGTCAATCAACGAAGTGTGTAATTAAATAGTTCATAATCTAGGCTTAAAAGTTATAACTAATATTATAAtacttattgttttaataaaagtcCTCATCAATCACTCTAAGGGAGCCATTTCTCAACACAACAAGTTTAAAATTGGATTTAAGGTCAGTGCTCAGCAAAGTCCATCCAACGCCCTATCCCACCCACTCGTTCACCTGTTGTGTTGCGATGAGAGTAAGCCGATGACCGCCCTTTAACCCCTTTAAATCGTCGACACCCCAAAGCTGTGCTGTGGATTGCTCATACGTCATTAACTTCAGTGACTTTGATCTAAATTTGTTCGAGTCTCTGGGTCTTGTATTGATTGGGGTGCAGATATTCTATGGAAATGCTGTAGGAAATCAATAAACGAAGGAATGGTAGAATTAATGAGCgagaaatttttaataaataagaaaaggtTAAAAGAATAGTTGTTAAATGTTTATGcttatgttaattttaaatataaaataagtgAATAGGTTTGACGctaccaaaaaagaaaaggcatAACAAGAGATGAACTTTAGAACGACCGTGTAATGAGTTATGTTATATAtatcttaacaaaaaaaaacaaatttatctCAGTTTTCCTTCATTGtgctttataatattttatttaatcaattcCAAATACTTTCCAAATTTTGACATGGtatgcaacaaaaataaagatagAAAAGTTaagtaaagtttaaaaatatatttatttgcgtCTTTTTTTTACCTAGTAAACACTTACTTTACATTGGGTAGTTGAGTAACGCCATCTGTGGTTTAGTATCGCCAGCTTTAGAAAATGTCTGTCAGATGGCGACACTAAGCCAAGCTTATACCTAAGCTGCAAAAACCAAGAAAGCTACCTCTTAATTAAAGCTTTCAACCAGCTCATtctaattgaaaatgaaatagatgaaaataaataaataaatattataatttcagtgataagtttgcaacgcagtgacaTTTCCAAAcctattaagtatatatattcgtgATCAGCAATACTTTTAGTTTAGACTAGCGCTTTAAActtgattaaaatcggaagactatattatatagatcCCATGGGAATAAtcggaatatttaaaaatttaagtgaaaaaaaattttaacttctctattttcaattataattatagagattattatgatttcagtcagaagtttgcaacgcagtgaaggagacatttccgaccctataaagtatatatattcttgatcagtatcactaggcgagtcgatctagccatgtccgtctgtccgtccgtctgtccgtctgtcagtctgtccgtccgtttcaacgcaaactagtctctcagttttaaagctatctgcatgaaactttcccaaaagttgtctttctattgcaggtagtatataagtcggaacgagccggatcggacgactatagctccgataggaacaatcgaaaaaataaataaaacaaaattataactttgctgttttttaattttttttttagttcttcaacatatagtaatggttaaataattcagaataacggtttaaatttcatcaaaatcggacgactatatcatatagctcccataggaacaatcggaaaaaaatacaaaaaaattataactttgctgttttttatttttttttttagttcttcgacatatagtaatggttaaatattttagagttacgttttaaatttcatcgaaatcggacgactatatcatatagctcctataggaacaatcgggaaaaaaatacaacaaaaattataactttggtttattttaatttttctttagtgcttcgagatatagtattggttaaatattgcagaattacggtttaaatttcatcaaaatcggacgactatatcatatagctcccataggaacaatcggaaaaaaaatacaaaaaaattataactttgctgttttttattttttttttagttcttcgacatatagtaatggttaaatattttagaattacggcttaaattacaacaaaattggacgactatatcatacagctcccatagaaataataaaaatatataaaataactatctaataattgagctgcaaatcatcatagcttcaataaCTGGGCTGAAAGTcattcaatgtttttaagcacaAACGCATAAATtcgaaatgtaaattttttaaagaaaatttattttgtgaaatagctgcaagggtatataaagtTCGGCTTGTTAAagattgcttcctttcttgtttaggATAATTTGTCCAGAATTCATATATAAGGGCCTTAACCCCTGGTATTTAAGttcctttaattttatttaattgtatcaAAAGCATCCAATAGGCATTGGGAAAGTGCATCTTTTACGACGACCACAATCCACATTCACTCCATCTGTTACCAAGGCAATAACCGTTTCACAACCGACCACCTCGATGCAGTCATCCCATAAACAAGCCACTTACCACCAATCCTGTTgacgaaaaacaaacaagaaggCGAGAAAACCGTTGGCAATTCACGGAGTGGAAACTGTCATTGGTTCGGTTTAGGTTTGGATTGCCAAATGCAAAATGGTTTCGAGATACAtaccataaaatatattcagtTAGGACTTGGTAAGGTTTAAAAGCAGTGCGATTAAATCTTCATTAAAGGGTAATATTTTCCTTAtctaatttcaaattttattttgcccaTAAAAGTAAGACATTATCGgttaaaaaaagttgaatTAATCCTAAAAGCTCCTGAAAACTTGCTCTGTGCACAGTAAAGACTCCCGGTCACGTCAGGTGCGAGGCTCGAAGTCTGTCAGCTCACAAATCCAAATCCACTTCCATGTCCACCACGATTCATTCATTAATTCAGGCAAAGCGTCATAAATGCCACGCGGTTTTCATTTGGCTTTTCTGGCTAGTTGAATTAATTAAGCAGCGTTTTTCCAATCGGCAATGTTTTTCTCGGCCGTTCCGCTAGGCATTTGCAAGTCAAAAGCGGCggcattaattaattaaagaattcTGCGCTTGCGCGCCATTGGGCAATCGTCTCGAATTCTCCTCCATTCAGCGGCTAATGGTTAATTAGGCCCGTCATCCAAAATCCGCGGCACTTTGCACCCATTTTGGAGCGCACACCGCCCCATTGCCAAATGCGGCTATAGACTCGTCTCTCAATCGATGCCAAAATAAAGAGGGGAACGACGAGTTCCTTAAATCGGCATTTAGTGTGTGGCAATTGGGCATTTGACCTTGCCACCCTTTTGGCCCGATCGATGGCTGGAAAATTGCTTTCCACCTGGCCAAAATGTGGGGCAGTGGCTGggaaatcttttatttataagcacAACGATCTGTCCGCATCGAATTGGACATGGAACACTTGTTTGGCAGTCGCCGACCACTGGCAACAATTGCTGCTATTGACTTAATATTTGCTAATAGATTTCACATAAATCACATTCCACTGCCATGATTTATGCATGGGTTCCGATCGCAGGTgactctctgtctctctctgcTGTCTCATGCCGACTCTTTCGCCCCAAAAGCCAAACATTTTCGAGATGTTGCTGTGGTGTTTTCGAGGCTCTTAAGAGGAAACTCCACTGAAGTGCTGCAAGTTGCATGCGCCGATCCGAGAGACATTACGAATTATTGCAAATTTGTGTGACTTAACACTTGGAAAGTATGTATACGAAAATTTGGAATTTCGATGACAGGAAAGATCGagagtttatttaataatggtACTTGTGTAACATTGAGATTTTTTCTGAGTATTCATAGGTCTTAGGTTTACAGTCGATCCTTATCGTAAATATCGGTCTTTTGATTACCAGGTATAATCTCATATATTAAAATCTCCGATTAAATTTAGACTATTGAAATTACCtgataattaatataattaacttGGAAgaatatttgattaattaaaaatcaatcatTTTGTAATACCCTTATAACATTCCGTATTTGTCTAGATTTGGACTCAGGGCATAGCGCttctaataaattaaatcaagtaAATTGCGTTTTAATTCTtataatctttttaaaattagactcatataattaaattttttcaagatGTTACGTTTATAAAAATCTTGATTTGGGGTACATTGTCAATACCGATACTAAAATAGAATAGAGTTATTTACATAAACGTTAATAGGTTTTCCAAGTTAGTTTCTAAAACATGGTGGTTTTCGAGCGGCGCAATGAAAGCCTTTTCAGACAATCTACAATAATTTATCttcaaaaaattctttttaaaatgaagCTCATTTAAATTGTCTAAACGATTAACAACACATGGCAACAGAAGTTTTGTTAAACCGCTTTTGATTATGACAaattaatctttttatttttatctttaaacCTATATAATCAGAGCTATACATGTTTATTTACCATGCGAATAAATTTTCTGTTGTAAGTCCAGTGCATATTTTCTTAGATTTGTAGcactattaattttttgatgaCCCAATGCCATCGCAGCTTGTCATCGCTACGAACCCCCATCCACCCCATGGGGTTAATCATGGTGGCAATAAAAATCCCACGAGTTGCCAGATGCTCAACCGGCGAATTCAGTCCGAGAAGGGGCAGACCCCTGATCAATCGATCGATCGTACCG
The sequence above is a segment of the Drosophila gunungcola strain Sukarami chromosome 2R unlocalized genomic scaffold, Dgunungcola_SK_2 000027F, whole genome shotgun sequence genome. Coding sequences within it:
- the LOC128256609 gene encoding uncharacterized protein LOC128256609 codes for the protein MSRFIMTAKERLQRGLRIGQMLVHNTGLQRMAAKTPTTPPPPKFVKATQPPPKSSKPPQCPGGEKKRKPGTFASGGQHAVFSDCPKPEGDFIKAWSAKNGRYNLILISGALAAGGTLGYALSSGILCLNWTIPEYPYTEDEMEDFEIEEERRREEKEAREERHQDAVEARELGVRRRRAKVAMEREVDLMQRDMDGGITDAELDELQRLAAEREAFELWEKDELKRLDEQEKERDKIRKEKAKVRAERNKERDRKRKETEAQLEKEEAEREKAREKARKEREKAEKEKQKEKEKAEKEAEKARKAAGN
- the LOC128256612 gene encoding ribonuclease kappa-B, which gives rise to MVCGRKCSFFCLFMSSWAFIMLNLLGIFFFVRSLVLLKDLPLPAHFKDLGDFKTRAEEAYHTVSIRCFITAVVYLGFIFISIIAIRQDRKKRRRLYKRGTLIPRR